Below is a window of Sinorhizobium meliloti DNA.
TTTCTCATTCGCCGCTTTCGGCGGCCGCCGCGACCGCGGTTTCGCGGGAGGCTGCGCCCCCGCCGTAGATCGCCGGAGCCAGATCCGCCTCGGCCAGCCAGAAGTCGCGCTTGGCATCGATCGCGAGCAGGATCGCATTGACCTTCTCGCGGCTGTCGGCGAGCAGTTCGAAGGTGCTGGTGATCATCCCGTTGTAGGTGAGGAGGGACTGCTCCTCGATTTCGGTGCGCAGCGGCACGACGCTGTTGCGGTAGTGCCGGGCAATATCGTAGGTGGCGCGGTACGCCTGATAGGCCGAGCGCGCTTCCGAGCGGACGTTGACCGCCTTTTCCGCGAGGAGGTTCGCCGCCCGCATATAGGCAAGTTCCGCCTTGCGCATGCGGGCTCTACCGCTGTCGAAGATCGGAATGACGAATTCGAGTTCCGCCTGTCCGGTCGTTTCGCTCTTGATGTCGCCGTCCTCGAGTTCCCGCTCCGCCTCGAAGCCCGTAAGGAGTTCGAGGTCCGTGACGTAGCGCGTGGCTTCCGTCATCTTGTAGGATTTCGCGGTCGCTTCGAGGTCGAGCTTCGCCATCTGCAGATCGACGCGGCGATGCAATGCCTCCGCCTCGATCAGGTCACGCTTCATTATTCCCCTCGGCAACTGCGGCAGACGGTTCGGAACCTGATAGTCGATGCCCGAACCCCAGAGGCCCATCAGCCGGGTCAGTTCTTCCTTGGCGAGCCTCGCCTCGAGCCGCGCCTTTGCTGTCTGTCCCGCCAGTTCGGCATAGAAAACATGCTCGCGGGCCTGACCTTCTTTCGTGAGCGCGCCGCTCTTGCCAAGCTCCTGGGCAAGTTCGGAGGCGGCGTCTGCCGCCGCCTGCGCCTGGTTGAGTTGAGCCACCGTTTCCCAGGCAGCCACCGCATTGATCCAGGCGCGCCGTGTGTCCGAGGCAAGCTGCAGCGTGCGAAGGGCCGCATTCAACTGCGCCCTTCGGAATCCGGTATCGGCGATGGCAATGTTCCGGTCTCGGGTGGCAAGCGCGAGAATGTTATTGGCGATCATGCCTTCGACCGACTTGAATGCTTCGAGCCCCGGCGTGCCGATGCCCGTAAGCCCGACCGAGACCGTCGGATTGACGAGCATCGTCGATTGCCAGGCATCGGCGGCAGAATCCCCCAAGTCAGCATAGGCGGCCTGCAGCCCCTTGTTGTTCAGAAGCGCCACCTGAACCGCCGTCTCGACATCGATCGCTTTCTTCGCCATCAGCGTCTTCACCCGGTCGGAAACGACACGTGCGTGCTGCTGGTTCTGTATCCAGACCGTCTGCTTTCCCACAGCCTCGGCCGTCTTGGCCTCGACCGAGGAAAAGCCAGCGTTCTTCGCTGCGTATTCGCTCGCGGACACGCAGCCGCCGAGCACAAGCGGTAGGGCGAGGGCCGCAGCCAGTTTTACAATTGCCCTCATCATGACGCGTCTTCTTCCGGAGTCTGAGCGTCGTTCTGGTTGCGCCACGGCTGGGGATCGACCGGGACGCGGTGGGTGTATCCCGAAACCGGGCTCGTATATCTGACGGGGCGGACCTGAGCCTGGGAGGCGGCGAGGTCGCCCGTCGCAATGACATCGGGAGGCAATGTGGAGGCGCATCCGCTCGCGAAAAGCAGCAGGGCGGCCACGAGGAACAATTGTTTCATGGTACTATCCGAATAGGAAATTGCAGCGGCGCACGAGGGCAAACCGGCTCGCGAACGCTCGTTAGACCCGTGAGAAGAACGAGTGCGGTCCTATTCAGATGTTCGGGGGTCGGTGCAGCAGCGGCAGCTCGCCCGTGGTCCGGGCGTCGTCAACGAACTCGCGGATGGAGGCGACGCGAAGTCCGCCGACGGGATTAGTTTCAGCGACAATCGCCATGCTGACGCAGAATCCCTTGCAGCAGTCGGTCTTCACAAGCTTCTGAGAGTCGTCCTGGGAGGATTTCTGATCGGCGTGCGTATGTCCGCCGCCCACCACATCGTGATGATGGTCGTCGGACTGGGCAATTTCAGGACCGGACCAAGCGCCGTGCATGGCGGCGGAGGCGGTCGGCAATGAGTACACCGTCAGCGACATGACAATCGCCAAGCGGAGCAGAACCAACATCTTTTGCAATGTGATTCGAAACATACCCATGCCCGAGGACTACCATCGGTCCCAAAGTTGTCAATTGTCAGCCCGTATGAACACGCGATTCGCGTCCATTATATGGCACAGGCCTTACCGTCGATCCGATGCTGGTTAAAGGTGTAATGGTTCTAACGATGGGAAGGTCAAGCGAGAAAATGACCGAACGCGGAACGAGGCGTCCGACGGTCGCTATCTTGTCCTCCCCGCAGGGACGCTCGAACGCTGCC
It encodes the following:
- a CDS encoding TolC family protein yields the protein MMRAIVKLAAALALPLVLGGCVSASEYAAKNAGFSSVEAKTAEAVGKQTVWIQNQQHARVVSDRVKTLMAKKAIDVETAVQVALLNNKGLQAAYADLGDSAADAWQSTMLVNPTVSVGLTGIGTPGLEAFKSVEGMIANNILALATRDRNIAIADTGFRRAQLNAALRTLQLASDTRRAWINAVAAWETVAQLNQAQAAADAASELAQELGKSGALTKEGQAREHVFYAELAGQTAKARLEARLAKEELTRLMGLWGSGIDYQVPNRLPQLPRGIMKRDLIEAEALHRRVDLQMAKLDLEATAKSYKMTEATRYVTDLELLTGFEAERELEDGDIKSETTGQAELEFVIPIFDSGRARMRKAELAYMRAANLLAEKAVNVRSEARSAYQAYRATYDIARHYRNSVVPLRTEIEEQSLLTYNGMITSTFELLADSREKVNAILLAIDAKRDFWLAEADLAPAIYGGGAASRETAVAAAAESGE